The Desulfovibrio sp. Fe33 genome includes the window GCAGAAAGGCAGCACCGTCAAGGTTCACTACACCGGCACCCTCAAGGAGGACGGCAGCCAGTTCGATTCCAGCCAGGGCCGCGAGCCTCTGGAGTTCAAGCTCGGAGAAGGCATGGTCATCGCCGGTTTCGAGAATGCCGTGATAGGCCGGTCCGCGGGCGACACCGTGACCGTGGAAATCCCCCCCGAGGAGGGATACGGCTCCCCCAGCGCAGAACTGGTCTTCCAGGTCCGTCGCGAGCAGCTTCCCCCCGACGTGGAGCTGGAAGAGGGAATCATGCTGGAAATCCGCACCGAGGACGGCCAGCCCGCCTATGTCCGCGTGACCGAATTCGACGACGAAACGGTGACTCTGGACGGCAACCACCCCCTGGCCGGCGAGACGCTGGTCTTCGACATCGAAATAGTGGAAGTAGCGTAAAAAATA containing:
- a CDS encoding FKBP-type peptidyl-prolyl cis-trans isomerase, producing MTAQKGSTVKVHYTGTLKEDGSQFDSSQGREPLEFKLGEGMVIAGFENAVIGRSAGDTVTVEIPPEEGYGSPSAELVFQVRREQLPPDVELEEGIMLEIRTEDGQPAYVRVTEFDDETVTLDGNHPLAGETLVFDIEIVEVA